In one Nocardia tengchongensis genomic region, the following are encoded:
- the galE gene encoding UDP-glucose 4-epimerase GalE: MKLLVTGGAGYVGGVCAQVLLEDGHEVVVVDDLSTGNADGVPGGAKFVEGDIATVGAELIAAESFDGVLHFAAQSLVGESVVAPEKYWHGNVVKTLALLEAMRAAGTPKLVFSSTAAVYGEPEQVPIVEDSPKAPTNPYGASKLSIDYAITSYAAAYGLAATSLRYFNVAGAYAGLGENRVVETHLIPLVLQTALGHRESISVFGTDYPTPDGTAVRDYIHILDLAQAHLKALEQSQPGTHRIFNLGSGTGFSVREVISACARVTGLPIDVVDAPRRGGDPAVLIASSAKAIAELGWRPEHTDLDEIVSDAWDFLRSLGERAHSAR; the protein is encoded by the coding sequence GTGAAACTTCTGGTGACCGGCGGCGCCGGCTACGTCGGCGGCGTCTGCGCGCAGGTGCTGCTCGAGGACGGCCACGAGGTCGTCGTCGTCGATGATCTGTCCACCGGCAATGCCGACGGTGTTCCCGGCGGCGCCAAGTTCGTCGAGGGCGATATCGCCACCGTCGGCGCCGAACTGATCGCCGCCGAATCCTTCGACGGGGTGCTGCATTTCGCGGCCCAGTCGCTGGTCGGCGAATCGGTGGTGGCGCCTGAGAAGTACTGGCACGGCAATGTGGTCAAGACCCTCGCCCTGCTCGAGGCCATGCGCGCGGCGGGCACGCCGAAGCTCGTGTTCTCCTCCACGGCAGCGGTGTACGGCGAGCCCGAGCAGGTGCCGATCGTCGAGGACTCTCCCAAGGCGCCGACCAACCCCTACGGCGCGTCGAAGCTGTCCATCGACTACGCGATCACCTCGTACGCGGCCGCGTACGGACTGGCCGCGACCAGCCTGCGCTACTTCAACGTGGCCGGCGCGTACGCCGGGCTCGGCGAGAACCGTGTGGTGGAAACCCATCTCATCCCCCTCGTATTGCAGACCGCGCTGGGTCATCGCGAGTCGATCTCGGTGTTCGGCACCGACTACCCGACGCCCGACGGCACCGCGGTGCGTGACTACATCCACATCCTCGATCTGGCGCAGGCGCACCTGAAGGCACTCGAGCAGTCGCAGCCAGGCACGCACCGCATCTTCAATCTGGGCAGCGGCACCGGTTTCTCGGTTCGCGAGGTCATTTCGGCCTGCGCGCGGGTGACCGGCCTGCCGATCGATGTGGTGGACGCGCCGCGCCGCGGCGGTGACCCGGCCGTGCTGATCGCCTCCAGCGCCAAGGCCATCGCCGAACTCGGCTGGCGGCCCGAGCACACCGATCTCGACGAGATCGTCTCCGACGCCTGGGATTTCCTGCGTTCCCTGGGCGAGCGCGCGCACAGCGCGCGCTGA
- a CDS encoding DUF4192 family protein: MLGYCAYTRGDGPLAGVALDAALSADPQHRMATLLELGLQTGMPPERLQRLADSGRETAADLGVRLGPESR, encoded by the coding sequence CTGCTGGGCTATTGCGCGTACACGCGTGGCGATGGACCGCTCGCCGGAGTGGCCCTGGACGCCGCGCTGAGCGCCGATCCGCAGCATCGGATGGCGACGTTGCTGGAACTGGGGTTGCAGACCGGCATGCCGCCCGAGCGGTTACAGCGGCTCGCCGACTCCGGCCGGGAAACGGCCGCCGATCTCGGCGTCCGCCTCGGGCCGGAGTCGCGGTGA
- a CDS encoding DUF4192 domain-containing protein: protein MNAPIDPTAPLEPDRPEPAADPPPEDPGHCGDRLRAPGDLIAAVPAMLGFMPVRSLVVTVLRADDESPGAAAVEVLTRMDLDNPGRSATGVLVERIAGICVRHRAVAALALVVDDRATEPHGRHAGVRARKHGDLVAALEHRLEADAVPLAGAWAVQAIGARLPWWTLSGPWSRGLQHDPATSLVTVRHVLDGRPLRGSRRELTDVLAVDPVARDATAAALDIAATAAARRLARLVRHGDPRAQLRFELCRVLRYLERVEAGARLTPAEMADLAVALRDPALRDIMYGLAPGPHADGAEVLWSQLARALPDPIAPKRRRCWAIARTRVAMDRSPEWPWTPR from the coding sequence ATGAACGCACCCATCGATCCCACCGCGCCCCTCGAACCCGATCGCCCCGAACCGGCCGCAGACCCGCCACCCGAGGACCCCGGACACTGCGGGGACAGGCTGCGGGCTCCCGGTGATCTGATCGCCGCGGTACCGGCGATGCTCGGTTTCATGCCCGTGCGGTCGCTGGTGGTGACGGTGCTGCGGGCCGACGACGAATCGCCCGGCGCCGCGGCGGTCGAGGTGCTGACTCGGATGGATCTGGACAATCCGGGCCGATCCGCGACCGGGGTGCTGGTCGAGCGGATCGCGGGCATCTGCGTGCGGCATCGGGCCGTCGCGGCCCTGGCGCTCGTGGTGGACGACCGCGCGACCGAACCCCATGGGCGGCACGCGGGCGTGCGGGCTCGTAAGCACGGGGATCTGGTTGCAGCGCTGGAACATCGGCTGGAGGCCGATGCCGTGCCGCTGGCCGGGGCCTGGGCGGTGCAGGCCATCGGGGCGCGGCTGCCGTGGTGGACGCTGTCGGGACCGTGGTCGCGGGGGCTCCAGCACGATCCGGCGACCTCGCTGGTGACCGTCCGGCACGTCCTCGACGGCCGGCCGCTGCGCGGCTCCCGGCGGGAGCTGACCGATGTCCTCGCCGTCGACCCGGTGGCGCGGGACGCGACCGCCGCGGCCCTGGACATCGCGGCGACCGCCGCGGCCCGGCGGCTGGCCCGCCTGGTGCGGCACGGTGATCCGCGGGCGCAGTTGCGGTTCGAGCTGTGCCGGGTGCTGCGCTATCTGGAGCGAGTCGAGGCCGGGGCCCGGCTCACCCCCGCGGAGATGGCGGATCTGGCCGTGGCCCTGCGGGATCCGGCGCTGCGCGACATCATGTACGGTCTCGCGCCCGGCCCGCACGCCGACGGCGCGGAGGTGCTGTGGTCGCAGCTGGCCCGGGCGCTGCCCGACCCGATCGCGCCGAAGCGGCGGCGCTGCTGGGCTATTGCGCGTACACGCGTGGCGATGGACCGCTCGCCGGAGTGGCCCTGGACGCCGCGCTGA
- a CDS encoding VOC family protein, with the protein MLRGMATVNYFADDLEAAKDWYRELLGVEPYFAVPGGYYEFRIGDYQAELGIIAKKFAPSHPDLPGGQIVNWHVDDVAATFARLLELGATVYEPIIERGAGTGFVTASVVDPFGNVLGIMSNPHYLAILAESRAG; encoded by the coding sequence ATGCTGCGTGGAATGGCCACCGTCAACTACTTCGCCGACGACCTCGAGGCCGCCAAGGACTGGTACCGCGAACTGCTCGGCGTCGAACCGTATTTCGCGGTGCCGGGCGGGTACTACGAGTTCCGCATCGGTGACTACCAGGCCGAACTGGGCATCATCGCCAAGAAGTTCGCGCCCTCGCACCCGGATCTTCCGGGTGGTCAGATCGTGAACTGGCATGTCGACGACGTCGCCGCCACCTTCGCGCGGCTGCTCGAACTGGGCGCCACCGTGTACGAGCCGATCATCGAACGCGGTGCAGGCACCGGTTTCGTGACGGCGTCGGTGGTGGACCCGTTCGGCAATGTCCTGGGCATCATGTCCAATCCGCACTACCTGGCGATCCTGGCCGAGTCCCGGGCCGGCTAG
- a CDS encoding DUF5642 family protein, with amino-acid sequence MTQPFRTPERSRRSTSYTVGVVALGGLLAACGTSVSGHPIAARNPAPVATVDKGLTALLPDPSQFPSRYTAIVLSPETAAQAANDLEGYLPGAQVDPSTCAPVAPTSGPAVEVGTDDHGQATLTVVLTRSDKPLSALREQLQRCGFVRIGHTGVTSVVTTQLDPPPPVIADDSLALRRTVGAENNAPGLTRTMQTLVGQVGEVRVAVTYMTSGTTSDTEALDTLFTAAVRKVRKG; translated from the coding sequence GTGACCCAGCCCTTCCGCACCCCCGAACGCAGTCGCCGCAGCACCTCGTACACGGTGGGGGTCGTGGCGCTGGGCGGGTTGCTGGCGGCGTGTGGGACCTCGGTGTCCGGACATCCGATCGCGGCTCGCAATCCCGCGCCGGTCGCCACCGTGGACAAGGGGCTCACGGCGCTGTTGCCGGATCCGTCACAGTTTCCGTCGCGCTACACCGCAATCGTGCTGTCGCCCGAGACAGCGGCCCAGGCCGCGAACGATCTGGAGGGTTATCTGCCGGGGGCGCAGGTGGATCCGAGCACCTGCGCGCCGGTCGCGCCGACGTCCGGACCTGCCGTGGAGGTGGGCACCGACGACCATGGCCAAGCCACGCTCACGGTGGTCCTCACCCGCTCCGACAAGCCGCTGTCGGCCTTGCGGGAACAGTTGCAGCGCTGCGGGTTCGTGCGGATCGGGCACACCGGGGTGACCTCGGTGGTCACCACACAGCTGGATCCGCCGCCGCCGGTCATCGCCGACGACTCACTCGCTCTGCGTCGCACGGTGGGCGCCGAGAACAATGCGCCCGGCCTCACCCGGACCATGCAGACGCTGGTGGGTCAGGTCGGTGAGGTGCGGGTCGCGGTGACGTACATGACCTCCGGGACCACGTCCGACACCGAGGCGCTCGACACCCTGTTCACCGCGGCGGTCCGCAAGGTCCGCAAGGGCTGA
- a CDS encoding proteasome assembly chaperone family protein, whose translation MDYESRMYELEFPAPQLSSADGAGPVLVHGLEGFTDAGHAVRLATTHLKDSLEHELVASFDMDELLDYRSRRPLMTFKTDHFSDYSQPELSLWALKDTAGTPFLLLAGLEPDLRWERFVTAVRLLAEQLGVRRTIGLSAIPMAIPHTRPLGVTAHASDSDLVGEHQRWPGELQVPGSASSLLEYRMAQHGHESVGFSVHVPHYLTQTAYPEAAQTLLENVAENAGLELPLAALTDAAARVREQVNEQIAGNSEVETVVSALERQYDSFVTAQERQSSLLASENDLPTGDELGAEFERFLAEQTGFADGDGPENPPLR comes from the coding sequence ATGGACTACGAATCGCGAATGTACGAGCTGGAGTTCCCGGCTCCGCAGCTGTCCTCCGCCGACGGCGCGGGCCCGGTTCTGGTGCACGGCCTCGAGGGCTTCACCGATGCCGGACATGCGGTTCGCCTGGCCACCACGCATCTCAAGGACAGCCTCGAGCACGAACTGGTCGCCTCGTTCGACATGGACGAGCTGCTCGACTACCGCTCGCGGCGTCCGCTCATGACGTTCAAGACCGACCACTTCTCCGACTACTCCCAGCCGGAACTGAGCCTGTGGGCGCTCAAGGACACCGCCGGCACGCCGTTCCTGCTGCTGGCCGGGCTGGAACCGGATCTGCGCTGGGAGCGCTTCGTCACCGCGGTGCGCCTGCTGGCCGAACAGCTTGGCGTGCGCCGCACCATCGGCCTGAGCGCGATTCCCATGGCGATCCCGCACACCCGCCCGCTGGGCGTCACCGCGCACGCCTCGGACTCGGATCTGGTCGGCGAGCACCAGCGCTGGCCCGGTGAGCTGCAGGTACCCGGCAGCGCGTCCTCGCTGCTGGAGTACCGGATGGCCCAGCACGGCCACGAGTCGGTCGGCTTCTCGGTGCACGTGCCGCACTACCTGACCCAGACCGCCTACCCCGAGGCCGCGCAGACGCTGCTGGAGAACGTGGCCGAGAACGCGGGCCTCGAGCTGCCGCTGGCCGCGCTCACCGATGCCGCCGCGCGGGTGCGCGAGCAGGTCAACGAGCAGATCGCGGGCAATTCCGAGGTGGAGACCGTGGTCTCGGCGCTGGAACGCCAGTACGACAGCTTCGTCACCGCCCAGGAACGTCAGTCCAGCCTGCTGGCCAGCGAGAACGATCTGCCCACCGGCGACGAGCTGGGCGCGGAGTTCGAGCGCTTCCTGGCCGAGCAGACCGGGTTCGCCGACGGCGACGGTCCGGAGAACCCGCCGCTGCGCTAG